One window of Fusarium keratoplasticum isolate Fu6.1 chromosome 2, whole genome shotgun sequence genomic DNA carries:
- a CDS encoding Zn(2)-C6 fungal-type domain-containing protein: MPSSACDRCHRRKVRCDKLQPQCSPCRRADVACQYAVSDHQIRRRNIQKLERRIRDLQANNDALSAQLRESEAPPAEREVPTQSYATPATPSQHVENSSPGDGEVAEEVIQMSLIAGGGHHFVGSTSGLLLANLLQARPQPSSSLLNASGWKPNSLSGLHSPKGTSGLPPKSLASELLRAYCSHDHLCYPFVSTKSLYRSLDAVYESEPREKDPVDAFFVDMTLAIGTAQVHKFNWNGVYDAETHYNRAMTRLADVLARDGIERLQALLLICQYRMGTTSSNTTTSVWHLIGVAARTCLEMGLHRASTYTLPSASDGDSSSSTAMEEEMETKRRCFWSLVALDRVTSLALGRPLAIQLEDIDVDLPPCANSDPLPQDQDGNPLSSAPYGTPQYRAATSVFVHIVRYRLICGKIINALHRSTKHTTITNTNYEEMRAALAQELQEWHAETANLPLVKGDSTAASPASGSSFRSEEWYRLLYHNGMLMLFRPSPCLCDASTNSVTLQHIFDSARESINLYASLHRSRKLNYSWITMHSVFLAGLSYIFALRHHFQALQVQASEPTRARLHATPTINQVVNDTRACSKVLVAVSERWDLARNCSDLFDRLSDAVVADIVDAQAPPTVQTPQATSNSANVDIVEAVPFSTGLYQQTPGAGFANMTVDSTFRDCFGDLQSLGLDEFHNDAISQLSQEWFFGLGEDSHRYY, from the coding sequence ATGCCTTCCAGCGCGTGCGACAGATGCCATCGGCGCAAGGTCCGCTGCGACAAGCTCCAGCCCCAGTGCTCCCCCTGCAGGAGGGCAGACGTGGCATGTCAATACGCTGTGAGCGACCACCAGATCCGTCGGAGGAACATCCAGAAGCTCGAGAGGCGTATCCGCGACTTGCAAGCAAACAATGACGCCTTGTCCGCCCAGCTAAGAGAGTCTGAAGCACCACCAGCTGAGAGGGAGGTGCCTACCCAGAGCTATGCTACTCCGGCAACACCGTCGCAGCATGTTGAAAACAGTTCACCTGGGGATGGGGAGGTTGCGGAGGAGGTGATTCAAATGAGTTTGATCGCTGGGGGAGGTCATCACTTTGTTGGATCCACGAgcggtctcctcctcgcaAACTTGCTCCAAGCTCGACCGCAGCCATCTTCCTCACTATTGAACGCTTCAGGATGGAAGCCAAACTCCCTCTCCGGCCTCCATTCCCCAAAAGGAACCTCTGGTTTACCACCCAAGAGTCTCGCTTCTGAGCTCCTGAGAGCGTACTGCAGCCACGATCACCTCTGCTACCCCTTTGTCTCTACCAAATCCCTCTACCGATCCCTGGACGCTGTCTACGAGAGTGAACCTCGCGAAAAGGATCCCGTCGATGCCTTTTTTGTGGACATGACTCTCGCGATAGGAACAGCTCAAGTCCACAAGTTCAACTGGAACGGCGTGTATGATGCAGAAACGCACTACAACCGCGCCATGACACGACTAGCAGACGTGCTTGCTCGAGATGGCATCGAGAGGTTACAGGCCTTGTTGTTGATATGTCAGTACCGGATGGGAACGACTTCGAGCAACACTACGACCAGCGTGTGGCATCTCATCGGGGTCGCTGCTCGGACGTGTCTGGAGATGGGTCTCCATCGAGCGTCTACGTATACATTACCCAGCGCAAGCGATGGCGATTCATCTAGTTCTACGGCCatggaggaagagatggagacCAAGAGGAGGTGCTTCTGGAGTCTTGTGGCTCTAGACCGTGTTACAAGCCTCGCTCTAGGTCGACCCCTGGCGATACAACTCGAAGATATCGACGTCGACCTCCCGCCGTGCGCCAACTCAGATCCCTTacctcaagatcaagacggaAATCCCTTGTCGTCAGCTCCTTACGGAACACCTCAATACCGCGCCGCAACGTCCGTATTTGTCCATATCGTTCGGTACCGTCTTATCTGCGGCAAGATCATCAATGCATTACATCGAAGCACAAAACACACCACAATCACAAACACCAATTACGAAGAGATGCGAGCAGCATTAGCtcaagagcttcaagagTGGCATGCAGAAACAGCGAACCTCCCCCTCGTCAAAGGCGACTCAACAGCGGCATCCCCCGCAAGCGGCTCAAGTTTCCGCTCCGAGGAGTGGTATCGCCTGCTATACCACAACGGCATGCTGATGCTGTTCCGTCCCTCGCCGTGTCTCTGCGACGCTTCAACAAACAGTGTCACTCTTCAACACATATTCGACTCGGCAAGAGAATCCATCAATCTTTACGCAAGTTTACATCGCTCTCGGAAGCTAAACTACTCCTGGATAACGATGCACTCTGTCTTCTTGGCGGGTCTGTCCTACATCTTTGCCCTAAGACATCACttccaagctcttcaagtTCAAGCCTCAGAACCCACACGAGCGCGACTGCATGCGACGCCAACAATCAACCAAGTCGTCAACGATACACGCGCATGTTCCAAAGTTCTAGTAGCAGTGTCAGAACGATGGGATCTAGCTCGGAACTGCTCCGACCTCTTTGACAGACTAAGCGACGCCGTAGTCGCCGACATAGTCGACGCCCAAGCGCCTCCAACAGTGCAAACCCCACAGGCGACGAGTAACAGCGCAAATGTAGACATCGTCGAGGCAGTGCCCTTCTCCACGGGACTCTATCAGCAGACTCCAGGAGCTGGCTTCGCAAACATGACGGTAGACAGCACGTTCCGGGATTGCTTTGGGGACCTGCAGAGTCTTGGGTTGGATGAATTTCACAATGATGCTATATCGCAGTTGTCGCAGGAGTGGTTTTttggtcttggagaagaCTCTCATAGGTACTACTAA